Part of the Esox lucius isolate fEsoLuc1 chromosome 25, fEsoLuc1.pri, whole genome shotgun sequence genome, agaaagaaagttatataaaaaatgtgtaattcAATAAATTGAGATAATTagtcaggggtctgaatatttttgcAAGGCAGCGTATGACTTTTAACAGGTTTactaaaataattgcaaaaattCTGACCCGAAAAGGGAAGTCTGACAGCCATTTCACATGTTCCTAACCATGGTTATTAGACAGGAACTGGAACGAAAACACATCACTGTTTCCTGGTGTACTATTAAACAACGGTACAGTTTGGGTTACGCTTTATTTTGAGACAAATACAGTCTGTAGACGTAAGCATTAAGGTTAGGGCTAGGACAAAGATTACGGTTAGTAGATAGTTTTCATAAGATTGCCTGTGCTTtttgagctcacacacccccaaaaacatcaataaaccaccaccatgcttcacagtggggatgctATTCTGTTCaccataggccttgttgacccctctccaaacatagcacttatggttgtgaccataaagctctatttccaaattagtgtgcctgATACTATCAggggtgtcaaggtgttgtccgttatattgtaaccaggcttttttgttggcattggcgcagtaaagtgTTCGTTCTTTCTCGCAAttcatgcagctaatttttcttcaagtattgtcgtattgtgctccttgaaacaaccacactgtctttttccagagcagcctgtatttctcctgaggttacctgtgggtttttctttgtatcccgaacagttcttctggcagttttggttgaaatctttcttggtctacttgaccttgACTTgctatcaagagatccctgaaattcttaataagtgattgaaataagtactgactggcatttgcaaggctttgaacatctttttatatccttttccatctttataaagttccattaccttgttacaccgGTCttatgacagttcttttctactCTCCATGGGTCAGTATCTACCCTGCTAAGTGCATCCACGcatgagctaacaaactcattgagtTTACACTaaatgctatttaaaaagccacaggtgtgggaaatacACCTTTACCTGCcattctcacctgtgtgtgtcaccttgtgttttctgtaacaaggccaaacattcagcAGTATGAATAACTATTggtcagggccatttgggtgatttctgttatcattatgatttaaaaaggagccaaacaacaatgtgataaaaaatggcttcatatgatcactctccttaaacaaaatacagtttttttgcatgatcagtcatactttcaaaatcaatgccaaaatttcacaatttctgccagggtatgcaaacttatgagcacaactgtaccacATAACACCTGTGGTTTGACTGTTGATGTGTCCTGTCATTTTGCTGTCTTAAGCTGTCTCTGCACTTAAGGTGATTATAGAAATTACCAATTAATATCCAAATATTAACTATTTGCGCGGGCGACATAAGTCTTATCAGTAAGATATCAAGAAGCTcctgaataaatatatatataaatataatatacataaaacaacCCACAAATCAGTGTTGCACCAACAACCCTACAGATACAGCTGGTAGCTTCCAGAAGACGAGCCTCCCAGAGCACTGGTCACATCCGAGCAGCAGCCGGCGCTCTCAAAGTGTGTTTTGTCCAACGCTTAGGGATGGAAGTGTGTCTTAGAACGTGCCAGAACCCATTCCTCCCCAACCCCCAACAGGAGGCTGCACCCATTTCATAAAACTCCCACCAGGAGGCTGCACCCATTCCTCCCCAACCCCCACCAGGAGGCTGCACCCATTCCTCCCCAAACCCCACCAGGAGGCTGCACCCATTCCTCCCCAACCCCCACCAGGAGGCTGCACCCATTCCTCCCCAAACCCCACCAGGAGGCTGCACCCATTTCATAAAACTCCCACCAGGGCTCTGAACACAACCTCTGttcctgttccctgtgtgtcttcttattacaaaaaaatatatttatatttgaaaacaGCAACCACACAAGCAGTGGTTTAGTAAAACCCTGTCTTATGCCCACCTTTCAGAGCAGGTTAACTCTTCTGTCTGCAAAGCCATTACAGACTGTGGTGGAAATGAAGGTTCTCCCCACACCCGAACTCAAGATAAATCACAACAGAGTACCAAaatcctttaaaataatcagttCATTACTTGCAAGCAGAGAGGCACCATCAATATCAAATTGGTGATAACTCTGAAGCACACCTCAGAAGACATTGATTTAAAACTTTCTAGGCCACCGCTTGTAAGTGGAAACAGTTACAACATTGGTTACAACATACACTTTAACTTCTCTATTGTTATGTATCAATTGTGAGTCTACTAATGAAACTTCCTAATTTTAACTtgagagaaaaaacacattatcattTCTGTTTGACCGGGTTACATCCAACAGCTTGACCGATTACATCCAACCGTTTGACCCGATTACATCCAATTAAGAGAAAGTAATACATGTGTTAATAGTGGCATTCctaaatgttattgttactAGACCCATTGACCCATTGTGACCCAAATCATCCAAACCACCACCATTAAACTGTACTTTTCACGTCTAACTGAGGTTTGGTAGGGATTCTACTAGATCatgcacaaataaaataaatgacacaTCCCGACACAAAATAGGAGATTAAAACTAGGTCTATTTCTTTCCTCATTTATCAGGTCTTGTTTCTCAATATTGCGTAGAAACAATCCTAAAAGTGTACCTAAGAATGTGGGTATGCATATTAAAATCACCATTAATCATACGATCCTATGACTGTTTTACAGTCCAGTAGGAAACCATCATTGATTAATGCCAGTTGTTCTCTGACTCTGTGCTCTTGCATGACCAATCAGAATGTCCGTATTACCAATAAATGGTCAAAATCGTCCCTTCAACCACGTGGGAAACTTACACTGCCAAATCAAGAAATAAAATGATGCAACCCGAATGATAGAAATGACTGCGCGCATGTTCTTCTCCCCCGATTGCTCAGTTTGTCCATGTGGCCAAAATTCAAGAAAGAGTTCTGGTTGTTTtcaaactttttccattttccacttttattgCTGTAGAAATATTTTGGTTCCCTTACAGATCTGTGCCTCAACACAATCTAGTCTCAAAGCTCTAAGGACAATTTGTTTAaactcatggcttggtttttgctctgacatgtcCTTTCAACAGTTGTACCTcatatagacaggtgtgggcCTTTCCAGTTATGTCAAATCAATTGAATTGACCACAGATGGACTCCAGTGAAGAGAAACATCTGAAGGATGAACAATagaaacaggatgcacctgagatcaatttgcagtgtcatcataaagtgtctgaatacatatttaaatgggATGATTTTGTTagaattattttcaaaaatcaGTTTTTGCTCGGTTATTttgggttattgtgtgtagattgatgttAATTGAAATTCTAATTCATGATTATTTGCTGTCACTCTGTTGGAGTTTTTAACATCTTAAGACCTTAGAGTTAAGCTACACTTCATTCAGTGCACAAATTACCCTTGGTAATGCCCCAATATTACTGCATTACATAACAAAGGGAGCCAGTTCATttcaggaagtgtgtgtgtaaaccacCATTAACAAAGAGGTATGTCATATCAGTACATGTTCTGcagtacaatatatatataccttAAATGTAAACTGCTGAAGGATTGTCcactgtgggtctgtgtgtgtgtgtgtgtgtgtctatgtttttaGATTGAAACAACAAAGTTGAGACTCATTGTATACACCTCGgcaaagttatttaaaaaagtcCAATGTTGGTctcaaaaacaacaaccacaagtGCAGAGACAGAACAGTAGCCTTTATACATACGGTCTACAGAAGGTATAGATCTAACAGTTCTTATTTCTCTTAACATACATGGATTCCATCAACACCCACAACACCCCCTTGTTATAATGTGTGCCTCTATCCCCGTCTATGACAGCTTGTGGTTTATCACTTCTCTGTTCCCTCTGTGGGCTGTATGTGTTCTCACACTCATTCTCACTTATAGATGTATGTATTACCATTCTCACCTCTGTATAGAATCAACCAGACGAGAAGAACTGACACCACAAACAAGGCTCTGTCTCCTGTACAACAACATTTTAGTTCTCCACTGAGCGAATGACATGAAGTGCAATCAAATAAAGTTGGTAAGACATGCAATATCACAATAATTCCAAACAACCACCATCAGCAAATGTTATTCTACAAATAAAGGTGCTGGTTAGTGTAATAGCAATTCTATTGAGTAGAATTCTTTAGGAAGTAGGTACCAAGATGAAATTATATTGTTACGTTTTGCAGTCTATTTGAATCTGGGGGACTTTGCCAAGGGCTAAACTGTGACGGCTAGACgaatgggtcagagcatctccaaaactgcagcccttgtggggtgttcccggtctgcagtggtcagtacctatcaaaagtggtccaaggaaggaaaagtggtgaaccgatgacagggtcatgggcggccaaggctcatcgatgcacgtcaggagtgaaggctggcccttgAGGTCCAATcaaacagatgagctactgcaGCTCAAActtctgaaaaggttaatggtggtactgatagaatggtgtcaaaacacacagtgccTCAGTttgctgcgtatggggctgcttagccacagaccagtcagggtgcccatgatgacccctgtccaccgctGAAAGATcgtacaatgggcatgtgagcatcagaactggaccacggagcaatggaagaaggtggcctggtctgatgtatcacatttcattttacattacgtggatggccgggtgcgtatgcgttgcttacctggagaacacacggcaccaggatgcactatgggaagaaggcaagccggcggaggcagtgtgatgctttgggcaatgttcaaggtgttgacttgggcATCTGCGGGATGTACTGGACAAAAACGTCTGTTCCTTGGAGGCCCAACCTTGCAACTTagagcacaccttcagagaaGTCTGAAGCTGACTAACTAACATAATGGTCTAACATAAATACGCTGAATGGTAAATGAGGTACGCATGTTTAGTGACCAAATGTAATTTgcagtaaataattaaacatacATCCTTTATCGACGTGCcatatttctgaaatgtaatattttttactcGTTTGGCAAAATAGGCATCACATCtgtaacacttgtcgtggtgtagtgttggaggaaccaggcgcaggcagagatcacgttcgttggtttattaaaacaacaaacaacaaaccgaacacgaacggaaaacaatatctactctactgaatgaaaataaaagtgcgcaacaatgcgtcttaacaactaacatacaaacagtagcacaaacaacactcaccagcatacagacagcaacagcaacaatgatccaccatgtggggagcagaggggaaacatatatacacatacaaacgagctagattgggacctggtgtggaagattggaaacatgtgacagtccgggatgtgttcgtgagatatgggaacttgtgaaaacatggcacggtggcgctgctgctcaccgcaccatgacaacatCCTAGATATACAAGcaaataatagatttttttttggtgaGACCTATTTAAAATTTTACTCATAAGGCATTTTACTAATTTGGCAAAATAGACAGCACAGCCTAGATATTAAAGCAGATAACAAACAAATTTGGCAAGAACATATTTAGGATACACTTTACAATATACTGTTGTTCAAAGTAAACTGTAAGAGTACAAAAATACATATGTTAAGTGATCATTTCTATCCCTGTCGAATCAGGGAAACATTAGACATCCAAATGCAATTCTCTTCTGTGGTTTTGAataattttgatttgattttggtgTAGTTTTTTGGATAGACTGGAACAAAAGATTTATTGACCTCACGTTTGATCcacaatactgtatattgaaGTTTAACATTGAACAACTAGATGGGGCAAAAACATTGGAACAAATTACCTTTCCTCAAATAAGGGGCTGCATCAGATCTGTTAGATTATGTCAATTTTTTATCCAAGAACAAAATTAATGCGAACAGAAGTCAGGGGATAATTGTTATTCAGCATgtgtccaagatgttgatcttccatagttcccACATGTTCTTCagtaattacaaagttaacacagtcttttatgccaggaaacataggaggcggtcagtggtcatagccaatcattacacagtccattatcctccagcacatcccctccaatatctgtctgtcttccaatcacatacatgtattctatatcctaacctggTAGTGTCCACTCTTGAGGTCCTGGCTCCACacgcttatcaggttgtgtggggcccctcaaTAGTCGTTACCAACTGtttgtgatacggtacctcatataacAACAGAATAGAACAAAAATGATTGTGTGTCTTCAGATAAAGACAGGATTCCACACAATGGTATGTACCAACgtatggtccatgggtctattcatagagtctatgacagtcacatggaaaacccctaccaggaggtatggacaggatgtgtgggtaggatgtgtgggtaggatgtgtgggtaggatgtgtggacagggtgtgtggacagggtgtgtggacagggtgtgtgagtagggtgtgtggacagggtgtgtgggtaggatgtgtgggtaggatgtgtggacagggtgtgtggacagggtgtgtggacagggtgtgtggacagggtgtgtgagtagggtgtgtggacagggtgtgtgggtaggatgtgtgggtaggatgtgtggacagggtgtgtgagtagggtgtgtggacagggtgtgtggacagggtgtatggggtgtgtggacagggtgtgtggggctcATCAATAACAGGCCCATCGCCACATCCCATAtgttgtcctttgttcagagtttgTCAGCCcataatgtgttgtgttaagtccCTCATGCCCATATTATATCACATCTCATTGTTACTGAACTTTGAACTTTGTCTTTGGACCATTTAATTAAAATCAGAGTCACTATATCAGGTACTCAACAGGTGGCTCTAATAAGCAATTTGCAATTTACCACTAATAAATTAACTGTAAATCAGGCACAGTGAAATTGACCTCCATAGAATCCCATAATTGGATCAAATAAAGGAGATGGGAACAACTAAATCAGATGTCTCAATTAAACAACGTAAACCAACAAAGGACAGAAGATAGCAAAAGTATTGATAGCTCTTACAGACATGTGCTTTGTGTCAAGTCTTTCATATACATATTTTGTAAAGCaatattttttgctgtttatGCTGTATTGAAGACTGACAcagatattatatatttaagGCTGAAATCAATCCAGTACAGCAGTGGTATTCTACGTGTGTACCAGAGGTAACAGTCTTGACCACTCCAGACTCCATGTGGTCTTTGGGATGTCTTTacttctcctccccctgcagacCTGGCTTCATTTGGTCTTTATTAGTTGATAGGCTACTTTTGACGTCTGActcttgagagagaaagaaagtcaGACTTCATAAATGTCTAGGTAAACATTTATCAAATAATATTCATCTTAATAAAAACTTGAGATAAAGTTTACTCTAGATATTGGCAGTTGCAGCTAATCTTCAGATCTCAAATATAATTTCTTTTTAGCTGGACCTCTTCTTACAAGACACCATTGTGATTTTCCACAAGGGCTTCAAATGTTGGTTTTCAtatcttttgttttgtctgtctgttagcCAGTAGCATATTACCAACCTGAATATTTGTTGGTTTGAGGTGTGTTAACGTAGAATTCTGAATTACATCTTGCTCTCTTTCTGAGAAACCTATGAAGACAAAGAAAGTAAATATTAGGAAACAGTATGTGGTGTATGTTGGTCCAGCTGTCTAAGATATCACTTCTGGTACATATTAATGATTTTAATCCAGGTCACTGACTTTTCCCTCTACCTTTCTCAAATGACATGTTGAAATGACATGCATTTGTCCTGAATCTAAAACACCATCCCTGATTAATAAAAAGCTGGTTCATTATGTTGTTACTTTGACAGGAGGAAAGATCTCACACCtcaaaaaatgaaatacctGCCTTGTATGTCTCCATGTCTAATTGCTTCCTGTGTATTCACTGTCACAgctcataaaataaatgttccaaGTTAAACTATATTGTTTCTATCCCAAGCTTATCCTCTCCAGATAATTTTCATCTATAATGGTTAAATACCTGCCTTGTGAGAATCCATTTGTCCCCTTCTTTCGACAGATCACAAGTCCAACCACTACTGAAGCAACCAGAACACACATTATAGCAATAAGAGACCAATGAGCCCTCTCATTATCAATACCTatagaagagaaagaaaatatttttgaactTTTGCAGTTCTGTTCAGGCCAGCTCCCAGTATTTTGTTTTAAGTTGTTGTTTCCATGGAGTCACAAAGTAAAAGTAATCAGGAAGCAGACGCAAGGAAACAAAGCATTTAATTGTAAAGTCATGAGGGCAAAGACCCAGTCAGGGTGTACAAATAAGCAAAGGTCTATTGTCCAAAGTACAGAGTGAATGTAATACAAAGGCAATAAGTAACGCCACTGACTTGTAGCATGAGACACAACGTCATGACAATAAGCTACAAAGACGGGGAAACAGGAATATACACACATGATAATTAGAGGAATGGAAACCAGGTGTGTAATGAGGAAGACAATCTGGcagtggaggatggatggggcgtTGGGTTGATGACCAGGggagtggaggatggatggggcgtTGGGTTGATGACCAGGggagtggaggatggatggggcgtTGGGTTGATGACCAGGcgagtggaggatggatggggcgtTGGGTTCATGACCATGggagtggaggatggatggggcattGGGTTGATGACCAGGggagtggaggatggatggggcgtTGGGTTGATGACCAGGTGAGTGGAGGAAAGGGGCTTTAGGTTGTTGCCAGATAGAAGACCGGCGATGCTGAGCACCGGATTAGAGAGGAGGCAGGTGTGACATATGGCTCCAGAAACAAtggtggttcagtaaacaggCAAACACAGTACAGCTTTAGTGGGAAGAGTATGATTATCATAATTATTCAGGAATAAAGAATTGGTACTTTCTGGGTATCtacataaatgtatttctacATGACCTGTACCTGTCATCTTAGTCACCATGCAGGACTCTGGGACATGAAACGTCACATTCTTCTTGGTAACAGGGTTGGCAGCCTCACATCTATAAGAGGTTCTGTTCTCTTTGTCCACttccagagggagagagagcttgATGGAAAGGTCAGGGCTGCTGGTGTGGTTGAGTATCTCCTTTCCACTGAACCAGGAAAGGGTCACATCTCtgtcatttttcacaaaacaCTCCACTGAACAGCTCTGATTAACTACTGTTGTCAACATGGGTCTGGATACAGGTTCTGGAGAGGATGAGTTTGGGTTAGAAACCATCCACACAAAAATAGACGTTTAGACCAATATTTTCTTAtgtgaaaaacacattcaaacacttTTTTAGGTGCTTTCATGTCTTACGGGTGAAAccaatatttatgtaaatactCTGATATAGAAGGTGAGATTTTGTACTGTTGTCATCTGAAACATTCTAACTCCAATACAAAATGATGGAGTATAGAGCAGTGAATTAACTGCGTTACCATCCAATGAAATGATGTAAAGCGGTTTAtattacaacatgaaataaCTAACAGGCACAAGAGGttccaaatataaatataaataatggtTCAATAGTGGTAGTGTGAGCAGTGAAAGCATTTCTTACTTCTTACCATACACAGTGAGTTGATATATTGTGTTGACACCTCCCTTCCCGTCCACAACATACATCCCTGAATCACTGGTTGTTAGATCTCTGATGGTGAACTGTCCAGTCTGTTGGTCCCACTGAATTCTGTCTTTGAAACTGTCTTTATAGGATGAGTCCATGTTTCCTTTAACCACCACAGCTATAGTACCAGCCTCATATAATAAAGAGGCACCttgtttttttgaaaatatgatggATCCTCCAACAACCTGTGTCAGCATCTCTTCACCAGTCTGGCTGATAGAGAAACACAATCCTGCAAGATACAGTATCAGTGATAAATCAAATTTGGTCATTTAATTGATACAATcactttatattttattattgattgTTAAAGTTCATTGCAATTAATTACTGTGTAGCCAATATAACCAAATAATGCGTTTGCCCAATAAGGCTATTGGACCTAGGTATTCTCTGTGGGGAGATGGaaacaaaaattaaaaaataaaagattcaTGTCATCCCTTATTTACGTTATATACACAACATCCAATCCATCTCTGAAGGAAGAGGACCAGTGCTTTCAAATGAAATCCTGAATTAATCTACCAGAACCCAGACAGAATATCAATGTAGTGGAGGTGAATTAGAGCACAAAGTGGTTTTAAATAATTCCCAAAGGCCAAGCTAGATGTTGTCTACCCAGAGAAAATTCTCATTGGATATTATAGATATTATAGatcctctccttgaactgccaccttaacgtggtggaggggtttgagtacccgagtgaccctaggagctatgttgtctggggctatatgcccctggtagggtctcccaaggcaaacaggtcttaggcgacgggtcagactaagagcggttcaaaccccccttaatgatgaaaaaaatattgagtaccgtgacgtcgcccggtatggcgcagccggggccccaccctggagccaggcccggggttggggctcgtatgcgagcgcctggtggccgggccttcccccatggggcccggccgggctcagcccgaacgggcgacgtggggccgccctcccgtgggctcaccacccacaggagggaccataaggggccggtgcgaagaggatcgggcggcagtcgaaggcaggggcctagacaacccgatctctggacacggaaactagctctagggacgtggaatgtcacctcgctggcggggaaggagcctgagctagtgcgtgaggttgagaggttccgattagaggtagtcgggatcacctctacgcacggcttgggctctggaaccacactccttgagagaggatggactcttcaccactctggagttgcccatggtgagaggtggcgggctggtgtgggtttgctcatagctccccagctctgccgccatgtgttggagtttaccccggtgaacgagagggtcgtttccctgcgcctacgggtcggggataggtctctcactgttgtttgtgcctacgggccgaacggcagtgcagagtacccgaccttcttggagtctctgggaggggtgctggaaagtgctccgactggggactctattgttctactgggggacttcaacgcccacgtgggcaacgacagtgacacctggaggggcgtgattgggaggaacggcccccctgatctgaacccgagtggtgttcagttattggacttctgtgctagtcacagtttgtccataacgaacaccatgttcaagcataagggtgtccatcagtgcacgtggcaccaggacaccctaggccgcaggtcgatgatcgactttgttgtcgtctcatctgacctgcggccgtatgtcttggacactcgggtgaagagaggggcggagctgtcaactgatcaccacctggtggtgagttggatccgatggcgggggagaaagctggacagactcggcaggcccaagcgtactgtaagggtctgctgggaacgtctggccgagtctcctgtcagagagatctttaactcccacctccggcagagcttcgactggatcccgagggaggttggagatattgagtccgagtggaccatgttctccaccgccattgtcgaagcggccgctcggagctgtggccgtaaggtctccggtgcctgtcgaggcggcaatccccgaacccggtggtggacaccggaagtaagggatgccgtcaagctgaagaaggagtcctatcaggcctggttggcttgtgggactcctgacgcagctgacgggtaccgacaggccaagcgggctgcagcccggggggttgtggaggcaaaaactcgggcctgggaggagttcggtgaggccatggagaaggactatcggctggcctcgaagagattctggcaaaccatccggcgcctcaggagagggaaacagtgccctaccaacgctgtttacagtagaggtgggcagctgttgacctcaactgaggatgtcgtcgggcggtggaaggaatactttgaggatctcctcaatcccgccgtcacgtcttccattgaggaagcagaggatgagggctcagaggtggactcgtccatcacccgggctgaagtcaccgaggtggttaagaaactcctcggtggcaaggcaccgggggtggatgagatccgccctgagtacctcaagtctctggatgttgtggggctgtcttggctgacacgcctgtgcaacatcgcgtggcagtcggggacagtgcctctgggatggcagaccggggtggtggtccctctttataagaagggggaccggagggtgtgttccaactatagggggatcacacttctcagcctccccgggaaagtctatgccagggttctggagaggagaatacggccgatagtagaacc contains:
- the LOC117594073 gene encoding uncharacterized protein LOC117594073 — its product is MDSSYKDSFKDRIQWDQQTGQFTIRDLTTSDSGMYVVDGKGGVNTIYQLTVYEPVSRPMLTTVVNQSCSVECFVKNDRDVTLSWFSGKEILNHTSSPDLSIKLSLPLEVDKENRTSYRCEAANPVTKKNVTFHVPESCMVTKMTAICHTCLLSNPVLSIAGLLSGNNLKPLSSTHLVINPTPHPSSTPLVINPMPHPSSTPMVMNPTPHPSSTRLVINPTPHPSSTPLVINPTPHPSSTPLVINPTPHPSSTARLSSSLHTWFPFL